One window of Longimicrobium sp. genomic DNA carries:
- a CDS encoding tetratricopeptide repeat protein yields the protein MDATAPLPETELLDRARALRAAGQWPALERLGSGLAREALLAEPELGFLYALASRVVGSTERALEVAEQVERAAGQRGDRRVRAEAANLAGIAHFEAGRLARAEEVWGGLLEAAAGWGDDEAATRASNNLGVLANVRGWRDQALVHYERALAAYQRTGNVRGMAETHHNLGISYRDLGLDREADAHFRRAIELAGQAGAEDVVAIAETERASLRARAGDGALAEAMVVRALERFERLGEPLGRADALRVRASAAHARSREQEASEYLQSALEIARQHADPLLLAEVQRDRGLLLRDTGEVEGARAALEESAAHFATLGAAAEAEAVASIARTLSEP from the coding sequence GTGGACGCCACCGCCCCCCTTCCAGAGACGGAGCTGCTGGACCGCGCCCGCGCCCTGCGCGCGGCCGGGCAGTGGCCCGCGCTGGAGCGCCTGGGTTCCGGGCTTGCGCGCGAGGCCCTGCTGGCCGAGCCGGAGCTGGGGTTCCTGTACGCCCTGGCCTCCCGCGTGGTGGGGAGCACCGAACGCGCGCTGGAGGTGGCGGAACAGGTGGAGCGCGCAGCGGGGCAGCGCGGAGACCGCCGCGTTCGGGCCGAGGCGGCCAACCTGGCGGGCATCGCGCACTTCGAGGCGGGGCGGCTGGCGCGGGCCGAGGAGGTGTGGGGCGGGCTGCTGGAGGCCGCCGCCGGGTGGGGGGACGACGAGGCGGCCACCCGGGCCAGCAACAACCTGGGCGTGCTGGCCAACGTGCGCGGATGGCGCGACCAGGCGCTGGTGCACTACGAGCGCGCCCTGGCGGCGTACCAGCGCACCGGCAACGTGCGCGGCATGGCCGAAACGCACCACAACCTGGGGATCAGCTACCGCGATCTGGGCCTGGACCGCGAGGCCGACGCGCACTTCCGGCGGGCGATCGAGCTGGCGGGGCAGGCGGGCGCGGAAGACGTGGTAGCCATCGCCGAGACGGAGCGCGCATCCTTGCGGGCGCGCGCGGGAGACGGCGCCCTGGCGGAGGCGATGGTGGTGCGGGCGCTGGAGCGCTTCGAGCGCCTGGGCGAGCCGCTGGGCCGCGCCGACGCGCTGCGCGTACGCGCCTCCGCCGCCCACGCGCGGTCCCGCGAACAGGAGGCGTCCGAGTACCTCCAGTCGGCGCTGGAGATCGCGCGCCAGCACGCGGACCCGCTGCTGCTGGCGGAGGTGCAGCGCGACCGCGGGCTGCTCCTGCGCGACACCGGCGAGGTGGAAGGGGCGCGCGCGGCGCTGGAGGAATCCGCCGCCCACTTCGCCACCCTGGGCGCCGCCGCGGAAGCCGAGGCGGTCGCCTCCATCGCGCGGACCCTGAGCGAGCCGTAG